CGACCATGCGCTGGATTTTTCTGACAGAATCGGTCAACTGATCCGGGATGGCGTCGAGAATCTGTCGGTATATGTCTTCGCCTTTTAGCAGGAACAAATACAACGACAGGAAGAGGATGAACGCACCGAATAATATTCCCGGGATGTTGTTGAGTATGGCGGATATGTGCGTTACCAGTACACCGATGACCGTGTTGAGCGCATTCGATACCTGGTAACCGGAGATCACCGGATTGCTCCCCAGGGAAACCAGCCATCTGTTGATGGTCAGCAGCATGGAGAAGAACACCCCGCTCCCTCTGATGAGGAGGTTCACCATGAACACGAGGACGAAGCCGATCAGAACGAATATCGCAACCGTTATCAGTGCGGCCGATCGTGGGGGGGGATAGGCGCTCGCACAGCCTCCGATGGAGCGGTAGCAGCACGATCGCAAGGGTCAGACCCAGGACGATCGCGGCGACGAGCGGGAAGTAGACGATGAAAATCGTACTGAGAATGAGGAATAGGATGATGATGGTCAGCAGGTCGTATCGAAACCTTTTTTCCGCCATGATCTCCGATACTGATAACTTGGATAAAGAGTTTTGGAGACCCAGCCCCCTCCCAGACCTGGACAGTCGGGTACATATCTGACAAGCCGGCAGCATGAGAGCAGAGCCGACCTGTTCGTGATGGTAGTTCGATAATGTCATTACGGTGGTTCAAGATGGACCATGCCCATGAAAACAGAGGGTGAAAGCCAGCTGTACACGGGAGACTGAAGACCGTGCTCGAACAACGCACTCTCTGGTAAAGTATAGGTCACGAATCCAAATCCCGCTCGAGGCCCTTTAAAAGAGTTCGTGCGTGATTGCGGTCGGGCCGGACCCAGGGGGAGTGCTTGCAGCAGCAAGGGAGTCGCCGATCTTGGCCTTGCGGGGGACACCGCCGATTCATTCGGCGCTTCCATCCTGGCACATCCTTCCTACATGGGGGGAGGGACGGGGAAGACAGCTTGCAACATTCGGAACCTGGTCGGGGAGAGCCCCCGCCTGCGGTAACTTCCTATGAATCCCTGACCATCACCGCCGCATCGCGAGGATTTTGCATGGGGTCGGCTGGACAGCTCGCAGGAAAGATCGGGTTCCGGTCGGGCATCCTCACGTTCGGCTTCGCCGCAGACTACAGCATCGCCCAGATCGCCGCACTCTTCGGTGTGTTCGCACCGCCCTGGGACTGGGTCTTCCTTTTCACACCCTCCCTCTTCCTGGCATCCGCCTTCCTGGTGTTGATGGTCGCCGTGCTGGGATTCGCCGCCGAGGAACACAGGATCTGGGGCTGCCTGGCCGTCGCGTTCGCGATCCTCTACGCAGCCCTGGTCAGCATGGTCTACTTCGTCGAACTCGTGGTCGTGGTGCCGCTCGTGCTCCAGGGCCGAGGAGGTCTCCCTGCTGCTGTTCGAGCCCGGCTCTTTCATGGTCGCCATGGATGCCCTCGGGTATGCCTTCATGAGCGTATCGACGCTCGTTGCCGCACCCGTATTCGTGGGCGGCGGATTGCTGCGCTGGACCCGACGGGCCCTCATCGCGAACGGGCTCCTGGCGTTCCTGTATCCCATCCTCCTAGCCATCGGCATCCTCTGGATCGCCACGCTTCTGCTGTCCGCCCTCCTCCTGACGATGGTCTTCAATACGGCCCGGGCAGGGTGAACAGCATCCCACAGAGCGCCGGCATGATACACGTAGGAGACGCAGGAAATCCCATCAGCCCGCTACCTCTTCCAGCGTTATGAGCAGGAATGCTTCCCCTTTATAAATATGGGATTACCCACAGGTATAGTGAATCCATGATCCGGCATAGGCCGGACTCTGCAGGGGAGTTGTTCATGAATCTCTGCATCATCTACCATTCCTACTCCGGCATTACACGGAGAGTTGCGGAGAAGATCCAGGCGGCGTGCGGGGGTGACCTCGTCGAGGTGCGGCCAAAGGAGAAGTATACGACGGTTTCAGCATACACGAAGGGCTGCAAGCGGGCGCGGAACGAGGAGCGGGACCCGATCACGCCCGAGGTCATCGATGTTTCAGACTACGACCGGCTCGTCATCGGCACACCCGTCTGGGCCTTCAAAGCAACGCCGCCTATCAATGCGGCGGTTGCCGCGCTCAGGAGCTGCGAGGGAAAGCGTGCGGTGCTCTTTGCAACCTGCGGCGGGATGCCGGGCGATACCCTCCCGATCCTGGCACGGGCCCTCGAAGCCCGGAGGGTGGCGGTGTCGGGAACACAGGTCCTGACCCGGAGGGATATCGGGGACCCGCAGAAGCTGGAAGGCCTGATCGCGATGGTTCAGGCCCCGTAGACGCAGGAAGGTCGGATGGACAGGCGTGCACCGATCCCGTATGCCTCCCGGTCGGCTGCCCCTGCTCCGTTAAAAGGTTGAATCCGAATCGAATCTAGAAGGACAGGCAATGGGCTGACAGTCCCTGTTGACGAAGTCCACAGCCTCTCGCGGCCTGCCTCCAACGTTACAACTCCGATCACGGCGCCATCCTGCGTGCGGGCGGTCTGCACGCTATCCTACCGCCTGTCACTGCCGCACGCTCGATGACCGCCCTTCGGGCCTGGTACAGGGTATACCAATGGATAAGGGCGGGGACGACGGGGGCGCTCTCAAAGCCATTCTGGAATGGCCGCCATGCTGGTTCTTCCTAGCTCCGGACGAGCCGGTAGCCGATGCCCGTTCCCATGTTGAGGCCGTACCCGAGTCCGATGAGCATGATTGCCATCGGCTCCAGGTATCGTGCGCTCTTCAGGGGGCCGACATCGACGGGATCGAACCCGATATCCCGCGCCAGTTGCACGGCGGTCCGTTTGGCCTCCGCATCGTCTCCGGCGATGAAAGCGGTGAGCTGCTCGCCGCCCAGTCTTCCCGAACTCTGGTTCTGTGCGAACACCGTATTGAAGGCTTTTATCACCCGGGCTCCGGGGAGTCTTTTCTGCAGTTCCTCCGCGGCGGATGTCGTAAACCCGATTGCCAGCTCCATGTTTTCGTCTAATGCATTCGTGACGTCGATGAGGGGCTTCCCATCTGCGGCCGGCCCGACGGCCCTGACAACGTCATTCACCGCGGAGAAGGGCACCGCCAGGATGATCGCCTCCCCCCACTCGGCGGCTTCGCGAACGGGCTCCCGTGGGTCACGGTGCCCGAACCGGATGTCGTGACCCGCTCTGCTCAACCCTCTGCCCAGCGCTGTTCCCACATTGCCCTTGCCGATAATTGCCAGTCTCATCCATTTTCACCCCGCTGAACCCTGCCGCCTGTCTATAAAAGCATTATGGGCACATGGAGCCTGCTGGCGGCTCCCTGCAGCCTGCGGACGCAGGCGTGACCAGGCGTCGTTGGGCCGCTCCCGCCGCGGTGCGGGGGACGAGATCCCGATTGTCATAAGGGCGAGGGCGATGGCTCGAACGCTGCATTTTGGCGGGGGCAGCACTCCGCGAGGCTGCCCTGGCCGCAGAGAGACCCCCTGGACGGCAGGGTGAGAGGCGCCGCCTTTGATGCAGAGCCAGTGGGCAACGTTAATATGCAGCCCTTTTATAAAGGGTCCCCGTATGGCAAAGACGGATCCGAGAATGTCCTGGGTCGGGGTAGTGGCAGGATTCGCCGTGATGTTCGTCATCAACAGCATCGTAGCAACCGTCACGAGCACCATCATCTCCCTATTCAGCACGATCATCGGGGGCTTCGTGGCGGGATGGATCGCCGGAGGCGGCGCATCAAACGGTGGAAAGGCGGGGCTGCTGGCAGGAGTCCTGAATGCAGTCGTTGTGGCGATCTTGATTGCCGCCTTCGGGCTTGTACCCTCGCCGGAGGACCTGAGCTTCCTTGCCGTTCTCGGCTCGACGCTCCTGGTGATCATCGCGCTCTTCCCCCTGTGGGGGCTTCTGGGCTATCTCGGGGGCTTGATTGCCGGAAAGGTGAAGGGCTCGTAGTCCCGGCTGTCAGGTGTCCGGCCGTACGGAGGCCGATCCCTTTTCTTACCACGGGGTGTGGCGGCACCCTCCGCCAGGATCGCCCGCGTGTCACGCCGACGACTATCGCCGGGACGGGATCGTCTCCCGAATGCCTCGGTCCATCAGCAAGTGCCCAACCTGATGATGATCGGATCCCCACCCGGATCGCATGTAACCCGACACTGCCGCGGATGTCTTTCAAGCGTTTCGGTACCGAAAGCATCCGATATTCCGGGGGTTTCAAAATCTTTCCTGACATGCTGCCGGTGCGTTAATCCCCCGTGAAAATGAGATACTCCATACAGCAGGGCATGGAAAGCTATATA
This genomic interval from Methanomicrobiales archaeon contains the following:
- a CDS encoding NADPH-dependent F420 reductase, producing the protein MRLAIIGKGNVGTALGRGLSRAGHDIRFGHRDPREPVREAAEWGEAIILAVPFSAVNDVVRAVGPAADGKPLIDVTNALDENMELAIGFTTSAAEELQKRLPGARVIKAFNTVFAQNQSSGRLGGEQLTAFIAGDDAEAKRTAVQLARDIGFDPVDVGPLKSARYLEPMAIMLIGLGYGLNMGTGIGYRLVRS
- a CDS encoding DUF5518 domain-containing protein, producing the protein MAKTDPRMSWVGVVAGFAVMFVINSIVATVTSTIISLFSTIIGGFVAGWIAGGGASNGGKAGLLAGVLNAVVVAILIAAFGLVPSPEDLSFLAVLGSTLLVIIALFPLWGLLGYLGGLIAGKVKGS
- a CDS encoding flavodoxin; its protein translation is MNLCIIYHSYSGITRRVAEKIQAACGGDLVEVRPKEKYTTVSAYTKGCKRARNEERDPITPEVIDVSDYDRLVIGTPVWAFKATPPINAAVAALRSCEGKRAVLFATCGGMPGDTLPILARALEARRVAVSGTQVLTRRDIGDPQKLEGLIAMVQAP